One Sphingomonas endolithica DNA segment encodes these proteins:
- a CDS encoding response regulator transcription factor, protein MAKPLLLIVEDDAAFARTLQRSFERRGYEVILAAGPGELPALLGVRTPDYAVVDLKLAQSSGLTCVELLHAHDPQTVIIVLTGYASIATAVQSIKLGATSYLAKPANTDDIERAFGMTVGDAEVEIGARPTSIKTMEWERINEILAETGFNVSETARRLGMHRRTLARKLEKRQIS, encoded by the coding sequence ATGGCTAAACCGCTGCTGCTGATCGTCGAGGACGATGCCGCCTTTGCCCGTACGCTGCAGCGCTCGTTCGAGCGGCGCGGTTATGAGGTGATCCTAGCCGCCGGTCCGGGCGAGCTGCCCGCTTTGCTCGGCGTCCGGACGCCGGATTATGCCGTGGTCGACCTGAAGCTCGCACAATCTTCCGGCCTGACCTGTGTCGAGCTGCTGCACGCGCATGATCCGCAAACGGTCATCATCGTGCTCACCGGCTATGCCAGCATCGCCACTGCGGTGCAGTCGATCAAGCTTGGCGCGACATCCTACCTCGCGAAGCCCGCTAATACCGACGACATCGAACGCGCCTTCGGCATGACGGTCGGTGATGCCGAGGTCGAGATCGGTGCGCGGCCGACATCGATCAAGACGATGGAATGGGAGCGGATCAACGAGATCCTCGCCGAGACCGGGTTCAACGTCTCGGAGACGGCACGGCGCCTCGGCATGCACCGGCGGACCTTGGCGCGGAAGCTGGAGAAGCGGCAGATCTCCTAG